Proteins encoded in a region of the Panicum hallii strain FIL2 chromosome 3, PHallii_v3.1, whole genome shotgun sequence genome:
- the LOC112885156 gene encoding LOW QUALITY PROTEIN: phosphatidylinositol 4-kinase gamma 4-like (The sequence of the model RefSeq protein was modified relative to this genomic sequence to represent the inferred CDS: substituted 1 base at 1 genomic stop codon), whose protein sequence is MKATPATRPPPAGDVRAPRPNGAEPLPILVDDGRVFPVIYSGTKSLHCSSGAQLNGSITIYLTAPGLAVMPMRVMATDSIASVKLRVQTSQGVVVRKQKLVFHGRELARNDCRVRDYGVADGNVLHLVIRIPDLRHITVETVQGSKFRFRVEPGRTVGYVKQQIAKDSRLDPAHPDEQTLVLEGEELDDRHLIHDVCRIDGAVIHLLVQRSAKARDFEVSIVARDAAQHQPLPRDIGIEPVVGNPKAQLPSALRDLVSAVRAGMANGNAPVMSSEGTGGAYFMQDASGHQHIAVFKPVDEEPMAANNTRGLPVSSTGEGLKKGTRVGEGALREVAAYILDHPLGGRRSFTGQGAAGFAGVPPTALVRCMHRGFRQAEGSAQPPAFKLGSMQAFVKNCGSCEDMGPHAFPVQEVHNICVLDMRLANADRHAGNILVCRDDDGRGMSLVPIDHGYCLPESFEDCTFEWLYWPQXREPFSGEAAEYVKCLDAEEDIAILRFHGWEVSRECARTLRVATMLLKKGVERGLTAFHIGSILCRETLTKESVIEEVVREAQALDDDGAEHPRGAGGDETAFLQAVSGIMDRRLDELSSEQQSSISLVGLLER, encoded by the exons ATGAAAGCTACTCCGGCGACTCGTCCACCACCAGCAGGCGACGTGCGCGCGCCCAGGCCGAACGGAGCGGAGCCGCTGCCGATACTCGTCGACGATGGCCGGGTTTTTCCTGTGATTTATTCTGGCACGAAATCCCTGCACTGCT CTAGTGGTGCCCAGTT gaACGGCTCCATCACGATCTACCTCACCGCGCCGGGCCTCGCCGTGATGCCCATGCGGGTCATGGCCACCGACTCCATCGCCTCCGTCAAGCTCCGCGTCCAGACGTCCCAGGGCGTCGTCGTCCGCAAGCAGAAGCTCGTCTTCCACGGCCGCGAGCTCGCCCGCAACGACTGCCGCGTCCGGGACTACGGCGTCGCAGACGGCAACGTGCTCCACCTTGTCATCCGCATCCCCGACCTCCGCCACATCACCGTCGAGACCGTCCAGGGCAGCAAGTTCAGGTTCCGCGTCGAGCCCGGCCGCACCGTCGGCTACGTCAAGCAGCAGATCGCCAAGGACAGCCGCCTCGACCCCGCGCACCCGGACGAGCAGACGCTCGTCCTCGAGGGCGAGGAGCTCGACGACCGCCACCTCATCCACGACGTCTGCAGGATCGACGGCGCGGTCATCCACCTGCTGGTGCAGCGCTCGGCCAAGGCCAGGGACTTCGAGGTTTCCATCGTCGCGCGCGACGCCGCTCAACACCAGCCTCTACCACGGGACATCGGGATCGAGCCCGTCGTCGGCAACCCCAAGGCCCAGTTGCCCTCGGCGCTCCGTGACCTGGTGAGCGCCGTGCGCGCCGGAATGGCGAATGGGAACGCGCCGGTCATGTCGTCGGAGGGCACGGGTGGCGCCTACTTCATGCAGGACGCGTCGGGGCACCAGCACATCGCCGTGTTCAAGCCGGTGGACGAGGAGCCCATGGCCGCCAACAACACGCGCGGCCTCCCCGTGTCGTCCACCGGCGAAGGGCTCAAGAAAGGGACGCGCGTCGGCGAGGGGGCTCTCAGGGAGGTCGCCGCCTACATCCTCGACCACCCGCTCGGCGGCCGCCGGTCGTTCACGGGCCAAGGCGCCGCGGGCTTCGCCGGCGTTCCCCCGACCGCGCTCGTCAGGTGCATGCACAGAGGCTTTAGGCAGGCCGAAGGGAGTGCCCAGCCGCCGGCGTTCAAGCTCGGATCCATGCAGGCCTTCGTCAAGAACTGCGGGAGCTGCGAGGACATGGGGCCCCACGCGTTCCCTGTTCAGGAGGTCCACAATATCTGCGTGCTGGACATGCGGCTGGCCAATGCGGACCGGCATGCCGGGAACATCCTCGTCTGCAGGGACGACGACGGGCGCGGCATGTCGCTGGTGCCCATCGACCATGGATACTGTCTCCCCGAGAGC TTCGAGGACTGCACGTTCGAGTGGCTCTACTGGCCTCAGTAGCGGGAGCCTTTCAGCGGCGAGGCCGCGGAGTACGTGAAGTGCCTGGACGCCGAGGAGGACATCGCCATCCTCCGGTTCCACGGCTGGGAGGTGTCCCGCGAGTGCGCGCGCACCCTGCGCGTCGCCACCATGCTGCTGAAGAAGGGCGTGGAGAGAGGGCTCACCGCCTTCCACATCGGGAGCATCCTGTGCCGAGAGACCCTGACCAAGGAGTCCGTGATCGAGGAGGTGGTCCGTGAGGCGCAGGCCCTGGATGATGATGGTGCTGAGCATCCTCGTGGCGCTGGAGGAGACGAAACCGCCTTCTTGCAGGCAGTCTCGGGAATCATGGACCGCCGTCTCGACGAACTATCATCGGAGCAACA AAGCTCCATTTCTCTCGTAGGCCTCCTCGAAAGGTAG
- the LOC112884305 gene encoding aspartyl protease family protein 2-like, producing MLRSAMASAPSPICSLLLLVMLLPPSTAALSKPPAGYQYHTLRGTPLSAKPTARAGVGAGSIFGANFAAFFDDTGNASTVRLLLAHREAFAAPNATAPQLLAHRLARDAARAVEISAAAAGATANGTRAPQRRRGGGFAAPVVSGLSQGSGEYFAQVGVGSPPTPALLVLDTGSDVVWLQCAPCRHCYAQSGRVFDPRRSRSYAAVPCATPLCRRLDTGGCDKRRGSCLYQVAYGDGSITTGDLATETLSFARGARVPRVAVGCGHDNEGLFVAAGGLLGLGRGRLSLPTQVARRYGRSFSYCLVDRTSSVKPSSTRSSTLTFGPAALAGAAHASFTPMLRNPRMSTFYYVRVVGFSVGGARVRGVSERDLRLDPATGRGGVILDSGTSVTRLARPVYAAVRGAFRSTAAAAGGLRPSPGGFSLFDTCYDLRGRRVVKVPTLSLHLAGGAEVALPPENYLIPVDTRGTFCLALAGTDGGVSIVGNIQQQGFRVVFDGDRQRVGLVPRSC from the coding sequence ATGCTGAGAAGCGCCATGGCATCCGCGCCCAGCCCAATCtgctctctcctcctcctcgtcatgCTACTGCCTCCGTCCACGGCCGCTCTCTCGAAGCCGCCCGCGGGATACCAGTACCACACGCTTCGCGGTACCCCGCTCTCCGCCAAGCCCACCGCCCGCGCTGGGGTCGGCGCCGGATCCATCTTCGGCGCCAACTTCGCCGCTTTCTTCGACGACACCGGCAACGCCTCCACCGTGCGATTGCTGCTCGCCCACCGCGAGGCGTTCGCGGCGCCCAACGCCACCGCGCCCCAGCTGCTCGCGCACCGCCTGGCGCGcgacgccgcgcgcgccgtggaGATATCCGCCGCGGCGGCAGGGGCCACGGCGAACGGGACGCGCgcgccgcagcgccgccgcggcggcggcttcgcGGCGCCCGTGGTGTCCGGCCTGTCGCAGGGCAGCGGCGAGTACTTCGCGCAGGTCGGCGTGGGCTCGCCGCCCACGCCGGCGCTCCTGGTGCTCGACACCGGCAGCGACGTCGTCTGGCTGCAGTGCGCGCCCTGCCGCCACTGCTACGCGCAGTCGGGCAGGGTCTTCGACCCGCGGCGCTCCCGCTCCTACGCCGCCGTCCCCTGCGccacgccgctctgccgccgcctcgACACCGGCGGCTGCGACAAGCGGCGAGGGTCATGCCTCTACCAGGTCGCCTACGGCGACGGGTCAATCACCACGGGGGACCTGGCCACCGAGACGCTCTCCTTCGCCCGCGGCGCGCGGGTGCCGCGCGTCGCCGTCGGGTGCGGGCACGACAACGAGGGCCTCTTCGTCGCCGCGGGGGGGCTCCTGGGCCTCGGGCGCGGCAGGCTGTCGCTGCCCACCCAGGTGGCCCGCCGCTACGGCCGCAGCTTCTCCTACTGCCTCGTGGACCGCACCTCGTCGGTGAAGCCCTCGTCCACCCGCTCGTCCACCTTGACCTTCGGGCCCGCCGCCCTGGCCGGCGCCGCCCACGCGTCGTTCACCCCGATGTTGAGGAACCCCAGGATGTCGACCTTCTACTACGTGCGCGTGGTCGGGTTCAgcgtcggcggcgcgcgcgtccgCGGCGTGTCCGAGCGGGACCTCCGGCTGGACCCGGCCACGGGCCGCGGCGGCGTGATCCTGGACTCGGGCACGTCGGTGACCCGCCTCGCCCGCCCCGTGTACGCGGCGGTGCGCGGGGCGTTCCGGTCaacggccgcggccgcgggcgggCTCCGGCCGAGCCCCGGCGGGTTCTCGCTGTTTGACACGTGCTACGACCTGCGCGGGCGGCGGGTGGTGAAGGTGCCGACGCTGTCGCTGCAcctggcgggcggcgcggaggtggCGCTGCCGCCGGAGAACTACCTGATCCCCGTGGACACGCGGGGCACGTTCTGCCTCGCGCTGGCCGGCACCGACGGCGGGGTGTCCATCGTCGGCAACATACAGCAGCAGGGGTTCCGCGTAGTGTTCGACGGCGACAGGCAGCGCGTCGGGCTGGTGCCCAGGAGCTGCTAA
- the LOC112886155 gene encoding RGG repeats nuclear RNA binding protein A-like isoform X2 — MASRNQFDLLGDVDNDDPAHLLAAAEKKAAAAPKPAPAPVKLPTKPPPPAQAVREVRNYGAPPRDGAGRGGPGRGRGGRGGRTGPRRDFGDADANGFEGGYGGGFGDGGVARGENGEGRQAERGRGPRQPYRGGGRRGGYADGQAGDEFGRPRRAYERHSGTGRGYEMKREGAGRGNWGTVTDEGLAQDAVEAVNVEETAAAAEDEKKPEDAPQSEVEKDKEGVENEEEEKEPEDKEMTLEEYEKVLEEKRKALLTLKAEERKVEIDKELQSMQQLSVKKDADEVFIKLGSDKDLKKKENAERDERAKKSLSINEFLKPAEGERYYNPSGRGRGRGRGRGERGGFRGGYNGGYRGPVSAPAIQDQAQFPALA, encoded by the exons ATGGCGTCGAGGAACCAATTCGATCTCCTTGGAGACGTCGACAACGACGACCCCGCCCACCTCCTCGCTGCCGCCGAGAAGAAGGCGGCAGCCGCGCCTAAGCCGGCGCCAGCGCCGGTCAAGCTGCCCACCaaacctccgccgcccgcgcagGCTG TGAGGGAGGTCAGGAACTATGGTGCTCCGCCACGCGATGGAGCTGGACGTGGTGGTCCAGGACGTGGAAGAGGCGGCCGCGGAGGCAGGACTGGCCCAAGGCGAGATTTCGGCGATGCTGATGCCAATGGCTTTGAGGGAGGGTATGGTGGTGGCTTTGGAGATGGGGGAGTGGCTCGCGGTGAAAACGGTGAGGGGAGACAGGCAGAGAGGGGCCGTGGGCCGCGCCAGCCTTACCGTGGAGGCGGCCGTCGTGGTGGCTATGCTGATGGGCAGGCTGGGGATGAATTTGGGCGTCCACGCCGGGCATATGAGCGCCACAGCGGCACTGGCCGTGGCTATGAGATGAAGCGCGAGGGGGCAGGGCGTGGCAATTGGGGAACTGTAACTGATGAAGGCCTTGCACA GGATGCTGTGGAGGCTGTAAATGTTGAGGAGactgctgctgcggctgaggATGAGAAGAAGCCTGAAGATGCACCACAGTCCGAGGTTGAGAAGGACAAGGAGGGTGTGGAGAATGAAGAGGAAGAAAAGGAACCTGAGGATAAG GAGATGACTCTGGAGGAATATGAGAAAGTACTGGAGGAGAAGCGGAAAGCTCTGCTTACCCTTAAGGCTGAGGAGAGAAaagttgaaattgataaggagCTGCAGTCCATGCAACAACTGTCGGTTAAAAAGGATGCTGACGAAGTGTTCATCAAGCTG GGTTCTGACAAGGActtgaaaaagaaagaaaatgcGGAAAGAGATGAGCGTGCAAAGAAG TCCCTGAGCATCAATGAGTTCTTGAAGCCGGCTGAAGGTGAGAGGTACTACAACCCCAGTGGCCGCGGGCGTGGCCGTGGCAGGGGCCGTGGTGAGCGTGGGGGATTCCGCGGAGGTTACAACGGTGGTTATCGGGGACCAGTTTCTGCTCCAGCGATCCAAGACCAGGCTCAGTTCCCTGCCCTGGCCTAG
- the LOC112886155 gene encoding RGG repeats nuclear RNA binding protein A-like isoform X1, with amino-acid sequence MASRNQFDLLGDVDNDDPAHLLAAAEKKAAAAPKPAPAPVKLPTKPPPPAQAVREVRNYGAPPRDGAGRGGPGRGRGGRGGRTGPRRDFGDADANGFEGGYGGGFGDGGVARGENGEGRQAERGRGPRQPYRGGGRRGGYADGQAGDEFGRPRRAYERHSGTGRGYEMKREGAGRGNWGTVTDEGLAQLRWDAVEAVNVEETAAAAEDEKKPEDAPQSEVEKDKEGVENEEEEKEPEDKEMTLEEYEKVLEEKRKALLTLKAEERKVEIDKELQSMQQLSVKKDADEVFIKLGSDKDLKKKENAERDERAKKSLSINEFLKPAEGERYYNPSGRGRGRGRGRGERGGFRGGYNGGYRGPVSAPAIQDQAQFPALA; translated from the exons ATGGCGTCGAGGAACCAATTCGATCTCCTTGGAGACGTCGACAACGACGACCCCGCCCACCTCCTCGCTGCCGCCGAGAAGAAGGCGGCAGCCGCGCCTAAGCCGGCGCCAGCGCCGGTCAAGCTGCCCACCaaacctccgccgcccgcgcagGCTG TGAGGGAGGTCAGGAACTATGGTGCTCCGCCACGCGATGGAGCTGGACGTGGTGGTCCAGGACGTGGAAGAGGCGGCCGCGGAGGCAGGACTGGCCCAAGGCGAGATTTCGGCGATGCTGATGCCAATGGCTTTGAGGGAGGGTATGGTGGTGGCTTTGGAGATGGGGGAGTGGCTCGCGGTGAAAACGGTGAGGGGAGACAGGCAGAGAGGGGCCGTGGGCCGCGCCAGCCTTACCGTGGAGGCGGCCGTCGTGGTGGCTATGCTGATGGGCAGGCTGGGGATGAATTTGGGCGTCCACGCCGGGCATATGAGCGCCACAGCGGCACTGGCCGTGGCTATGAGATGAAGCGCGAGGGGGCAGGGCGTGGCAATTGGGGAACTGTAACTGATGAAGGCCTTGCACAGTTAAGATG GGATGCTGTGGAGGCTGTAAATGTTGAGGAGactgctgctgcggctgaggATGAGAAGAAGCCTGAAGATGCACCACAGTCCGAGGTTGAGAAGGACAAGGAGGGTGTGGAGAATGAAGAGGAAGAAAAGGAACCTGAGGATAAG GAGATGACTCTGGAGGAATATGAGAAAGTACTGGAGGAGAAGCGGAAAGCTCTGCTTACCCTTAAGGCTGAGGAGAGAAaagttgaaattgataaggagCTGCAGTCCATGCAACAACTGTCGGTTAAAAAGGATGCTGACGAAGTGTTCATCAAGCTG GGTTCTGACAAGGActtgaaaaagaaagaaaatgcGGAAAGAGATGAGCGTGCAAAGAAG TCCCTGAGCATCAATGAGTTCTTGAAGCCGGCTGAAGGTGAGAGGTACTACAACCCCAGTGGCCGCGGGCGTGGCCGTGGCAGGGGCCGTGGTGAGCGTGGGGGATTCCGCGGAGGTTACAACGGTGGTTATCGGGGACCAGTTTCTGCTCCAGCGATCCAAGACCAGGCTCAGTTCCCTGCCCTGGCCTAG
- the LOC112886157 gene encoding transcription factor MYBS3-like: protein MHTVASRCSRCGGGCGHSSIACRVAAAAGQRGGEAATMRCSGGAAAAGPRLFGVQLGAAAGGGSASPALQLHKSYSVDCLNLQGSAPAYAALVAAPLLLSPSPSSAALLLSIDECSTERATDGGGYLSDDGARGGTALRERKKGVPWSEEEHRLFLEGLEKLGRGDWRGISRGFVTTRTPTQVASHAQKFFLRQNSAGKKSNAKRRSSLFDMVQNYEGGLVSDPSDGKAAAGTSESLSPKASCDVYRKESTAIHERMTRHSSESASVSEKVTVATEQAHGYHCSPLNLELGMALSTPSIGT, encoded by the exons ATGCATACCGTGGCGAGCAGATGCTCCCGCtgtggcggcggctgcggccacAGCTCGATAGCTtgccgcgtcgccgccgccgcaggccagAGAGGAGGTGAGGCCGCCACCATGCGCTGCAGcggaggcgccgccgccgctgggccGAGGCTCTTCGGGGTTCAGCTCGGTGCTGCGGCAGGTGGTGGCTCCGCTTCGCCGGCGTTGCAGCTGCACAAGAGCTACAGCGTGGACTGCCTGAACCTGCAGGGTTCTGCTCCCGCCTATGCTGCTCTCGTCGCGGCTCCTCTGCTtctgtcgccgtcgccgtcatcGGCGGCTTTGCTCCTGTCGATCGACGAGTGCTCGACGGAGAGAGccaccgacggcggcggctaCCTCTCCGACGACGGCGCTCGCGGCGGCACGGCGTTGCGGGAGAGGAAGAAGGGCGTTCCGTGGAGCGAGGAGGAGCACAGGCTGTTCTTGGAGGGGCTGGAGAAGCTCGGCAGGGGCGATTGGCGAGGCATCTCCCGGGGCTTCGTCACCACGCGAACGCCCACGCAGGTCGCCAGCCACGCGCAGAAGTTCTTCCTCAGGCAGAACagcgcggggaagaagagcaaCGCAAAGCGCCGGTCCAGCCTCTTCGACATG GTTCAGAATTATGAGGGTGGACTCGTCTCCGATCCTTCGGACGGCAAGGCCGCCGCCGGAACCTCGGAATCTCTGTCTCCGAAGGCATCCTGCGATGTGTACCGGAAGGAGTCGACGGCCATCCATGAGAGGATGACAAGGCATTCGTCAGAGAGCGCATCAGTTTCAGAGAAAGTTACAGTGGCGACGGAGCAAGCTCACGGGTACCACTGCTCTCCGCTAAACCTGGAGCTCGGCATGGCCCTGTCGACGCCATCCATCGGAACCTAG
- the LOC112887445 gene encoding RNA polymerase sigma factor sigC-like, translated as MGLQMMQGRPCASCYPSSSSSSSSWMMAAHPPKQPPHPLGGRSISSESLAALALHLVLKRRKYHGRDIATAFASSSSVLQITENKSSSLTKPKAERKVLDDALDRNLQYDWMDEETLFWLDRNYTNSNLQYDLLMENLQALETSLAGKDLKMLEKDILVHIEQLGALGSFNASMSRATLDTLTQTSHEPDFSLLDKVIKFDPETPLKEQDAEVIVRSGKSQERKQKRMRASEKASRISVKVNPRRSKKSRKYSSSQFISEWKNYPGRRRTIVREQSSSLVTIKECANLEKIREDMIKEGQEVSYQRWAEEAGVDEAELKRRLQAGYCCRERLIVTTEWLVRYIARTYTGMGTAFDDLLQAGKMGVLDGAEKFDSRKGCKFSTYVKYWIRKGMLALLAENSGVTLLPARMECIIRKVKEARRAIRYSQGRNPSDSEIAAVIGVSVANVRLARKCSRRVQSLYSEIGIGQNAKFTEVIPDASLEAADEAIFRAQLRERLLVVLDRLPAREGHVLKLRHGLEDGRCMSLEQIGRIYRVSKEWIRKIEKSAMAKLRNQDVRRELDDFCSF; from the exons ATGGGTCTGCAGATGATGCAAGGCAGGCCCTGCGCCTCGTGCTATCCAtcgtcctcgtcgtcttcctcctcgtggATGATGGCGGCCCATCCCCCGAAACAGCCTCCTCATCCAT TGGGGGGAAGGTCAATTTCTTCTGAATCCCTTGCAGCACTGGCCTTGCATCTCGTGCTAAAACGCCGCAAATACCATGGCCGGGACATTGCGACCGCTTTTGCATCTTCATCCAGTGTGCTTCAGATCACAGAGAACAAGTCAAGTAGCTTGACGAAACCCAAG GCAGAAAGGAAGGTCCTTGATGACGCTCTTGACAGAAATTTACAGTATGACTGGATGGATGAAGAGACGTTATTCTGGCTGGATAGGAATTACACAAATAGCAATCTACAGTATGACTTGTTAATGGAAAACCTTCAAGCATTGGAGACTAGTTTGGCTGGCAAAGACTTGAAAATGCTGGAAAAGGATATCCTTGTACATATTGAACAGCTTGGAGCTCTGGGATCGTTTAACGCGTCTATGTCCAGGGCCACCCTAGACACCCTAACACAGACCTCACATGAACCAGATTTCTCTCTGCTTGACAAAGTCATCAAGTTTGACCCAGAGACTCCTCTGAAGGAGCAAGATGCTGAAGTAATCGTTCGGAGTGGCAAGAGTCAAGAGAGGAAACAGAAAAGAATGAGAGCATCAGAAAAGGCCTCCAGGATCTCTGTGAAGGTAAATCCAAGAAGATCGAAGAAATCGCGCAAGTATAGTAGCAGTCAGTTTATATCCGAGTGGAAAAATTATCCGGGGCGGAGAAGGACCATTGTACGTGAACAATCATCATCGTTAGTTACCATCAAG GAATGTGCAAACCTTGAGAAGATCAGAGAGGACATGATAAAGGAGGGGCAGGAGGTGAGCTATCAGAGGTGGGCAGAGGAAGCTGGAGTTGATGAGGCAGAGCTGAAGAGGAGGCTACAGGCAGGTTACTGCTGCCGAGAGAGGTTGATAGTGACCACCGAGTGGCTCGTCCGGTACATCGCAAGAACATACACCGGAATGGGAACGGCTTTCGACGATCTACTTCAG GCTGGGAAGATGGGCGTCCTTGATGGCGCCGAGAAGTTCGACAGCCGGAAGGGGTGCAAGTTCTCCACGTACGTCAAGTACTGGATCAGGAAAGGGATGCTAGCTCTCCTGGCCGAAAATTCAGGAGTCACCTTGCTGCCG GCAAGAATGGAGTGCATCATCCGCAAGGTGAAGGAGGCGCGGCGCGCGATCCGGTACAGCCAAGGGAGGAACCCATCGGATTCAGAGATCGCCGCCGTGATCGGCGTGTCCGTGGCCAACGTCAGGCTGGCGCGCAAGTGCTCTCGCAGGGTCCAGTCACTCTACTCGGAGATCGGGATCGGGCAGAATGCAAAGTTCACG GAGGTGATCCCGGACGCGTCTCTGGAGGCTGCCGACGAGGCCATCTTCCGGGCGCAGCTGAGGGAGAGGCTGCTGGTGGTGCTGGACAGGCTGCCGGCGCGGGAAGGGCACGTGCTGAAGCTGCGGCACGGGCTGGAGGACGGCAGGTGCATGTCGCTGGAGCAGATCGGCCGCATCTACCGCGTGTCCAAGGAGTGGATCAGGAAGATCGAGAAGTCGGCCATGGCCAAGCTCAGGAACCAGGACGTGCGCCGCGAGCTCGACGACTTCTGCAGCTTCTAG